Genomic DNA from candidate division WOR-3 bacterium:
ATTTATAGCAAGGTTAGGAGCAAGAATTACTGGAACCCAGTATTATCTTATTGATATAGGAATATCGAGTGAGCATTTTGTATTGCAAGCTCAGGAACTCGGTTTAGGGACATGTTTTATTGGATACTTTAATGAAAGGGGTATAAAAAAGTTACTGAATATACCGAATAAATATAAGGTTCCTCTTTTAATTGCAGTTGGTTATCCAGATGATATATATAAGGAGGAAGAGGTTATAAAGGTTAAACTTAAATCAAGGAAAAGTTTAGAGGAGATTGTGTCTTTTAATAAATTTGCATAAAAATGACATTAATTAATTAAACGTAATAGAAAATTAAGAATTCAAGATATAAAAGATAGTTCAAGCAATTCTACAATTCAAAATTTAAAATTCAATTTCAGTAATCTAATTGAGTTTATGGTAATGAATTCTATCTATTAAATGATGAGTAAAAAAGAAGATCCTTCTAAGATGTTCTAAAAAAGTATTATTATTTTTAGGGAAGGTAAAGGAGATAATTCAACAGCTAAATCTCAAGACAAAATAGGAGTGTGATTTACTCCGGAAGGAAATTAAAGAGAAAGCTCTCCGAGCTCAGGGTAAGTCGTCCTATAAAAAAATGGATTGAAGAAGAAAGATCAAGAGAGATGCTTGTT
This window encodes:
- a CDS encoding nitroreductase family protein, with the protein product MEFYELVLNRFSCRKFKDKSVEREKILKCIDAARLAPSACNSQPWRFVVVDDEKLIREIAEIATRGIYGVINKFLFEVPCIVVVVADKEKFIARLGARITGTQYYLIDIGISSEHFVLQAQELGLGTCFIGYFNERGIKKLLNIPNKYKVPLLIAVGYPDDIYKEEEVIKVKLKSRKSLEEIVSFNKFA